Sequence from the Nitrosopumilus maritimus SCM1 genome:
ATAAGTGACGATGATCTAGTTAATGCAATAAACAATCTCGTTGAGAGAAACATAATTTCACTTGAACAAGAGACAGGAAATGAAATATGAATAAATATTCTGTAATAACTGCAATTGCAATCATAGTAATTGTTACTCCATTTGTATTTTCTACAATGAATATTGTTGGAAGTCAACAATTAGAATACAGATGGCATTCTCCAGGAACTTTTTCATTTTTTACAATGTCAAATCATGGGGAAATGGAGTTTTGTAACACACTTCCATTTTGGATGACATTTGAAAAGTTTGAGGTTTCAATGTTTTACACTGGAACAAATGTTGGATCATATGAAGTAAAACCATTAACACTTAATCCATCAGCATCAGGAGTTCAAGAAGGGGTTTTTTCATCTGAGAATATTTCAAATGCACAACATACTTTCATGAACTTTGATTTTGAATTTGATTCAGGAGATATCAGATTAGACCCAAATCAATTCATCGTAGTAGTTCAAACACACACGCCTATTCTAGGCATAATACCATATTCGTCCACTACACAAATTTCAGCATTTAATTTTGATCAAATGATGAACGTAGAAGATTTGACTTGTGATTAATCTCGACTTTTACCGGCCTTTGACATTAATGCCAAGATGATTGCAATTGCACCAGTTACAACAAATGCTGCAATCAATCCGTAACCTAATTCCTTACCTAGTCCTTTGAAAGAAGTTGATGTTGGAGTAGATATTTCAGGTGTAGATGTTTGTGGTTCAAGAACACACACTCCATCTTGAAGAATTGTTCCAGGACCACATCTTTCATCTAAAACACATACACCATCTTGAAGAATTGTTCCAGGACCACATTCAGTTCTAGGAGTATCTTCAACAGGGGTTTCTTCTACTGGAGTATCTTCAACAGGGGTTTCTTCTACTGGAGTATCTTCAACAGGGGTTTCTTCTACTGGAGTATCTTCAACAGGGGTTTCTTCAACAGGGGTTTCTTCAACAGGGGTTTCTTCTACTGGAGTATCTTCTATAGTTCTACCAAATACTGAACCAATAATTTCTATCTCTTCAGTTCCAGCAGGTAATTCAATACTTAAAGTTCTACTTTGAGATGTAGTTTCAGTTTCTGAAAAAGTTGGCTCATCACCATCAGCTAAAATGATAAAGTCATCATCTACTCCTTCATAAACAGAATCAAAGAAGGTTCTATCAAATGTAATATCTAGAATTCCTTGAGAATCAGTAACATCAACTGAAATTATCAGTGAAATAAAATCAGTGTCGGACTCAATACCAGATACAGACATTCCAGATACAGTATAATCAACATCATAATCAGTTCCATCTACATCCACAGACATTGTTTCAGCATATACGAATGCAGATGAAAGTATTGTAAAGAAGATTAAGCCTAAGGATATCTTTAGCAGCGAATTACCATTTGTTAAATTTCTTAATCTATTAGATTGTAATTGGCTTATACTATGATTATTCAACGATTGACTTCCTCCAAATGGATGTTAAAAACAAAGAGACGATAATTAATCACGTAAAAGTCAACTTTTTTGAGTATTTTTAAGAATCACGCAGGAATTATCAGATGACGCCTCTCAAAATTTGGACAATTTTCTCAGCAATCACATTTGCTGCCAAGGATTGTGCTTCTTTTGTTTGAGCGCCAATGTGAGGAGTTAAAATGACGTTGTCAAGTTCTGCCAACTTTGTTCCAATAGCAGGTTCCTTTTCAAAGACATCCAATGCTGCACCACCAAGTGTTCCATTTTTGAGTGCATCATAAAGTGCATCCTCATCAACTACTCCACCTCTAGATGTATTGATAATTTTTGCAGTCTTTTTCATTGTGGACATTTTTTGTGCATCTAATAGATGGTATGTTGAATCAAGTAACGGAACATGAATTGATACATAATCAGCACTTTGTAAAAGAGTATTCAAATCAGCTTTCATCAAACCGACTTCTTTTGAAAATTCTTCATCAATTGGAACCACATCATAACCGATGATATTCATGTTAAGTGCACGTGCAAGTCTTCCTAGTCTTTTTCCAATGTTTCCTAATCCAACAATTCCAAGATATTTTCCTGCAAGTTCAGTTCCTTTCAATTCTTTTTTAAGCCACTGTTCATTCCTAATACCTCTATCACCTCTTGCAGTTTGTCTTGCAAGAGATAACATCAAACCCAATACTAATTCTGCAACAGCGTTCATTGCACCCTCTACAGCATTAATTACACGGATGTTTTTTGCTTTGGCGGCTTCTTGATCAACATTATCAAGTCCAACACCAACACGAGCAATAATCTTACAATTGTCTGCTTTATCGATCATCTCTTTTGTGATGGTAGTTCTACTTCTAACAATCACAATATTGTAATCGGAAATTTTTTCTAAAATTTGTTCAGGAGTAATCTCTGGTTCATAAGATATTTTCAAGCCATTATCTTGTAAAATTTTATTCAAAATCGGATCTACTTCATCACAGATCAGTACAGACTCGTCAAATCCCATGAAATGTAAAATAGAGCTACGGAATATAATTCATTCAAAATAATAAAAAGAAAAAGATGTTATGTTATCAAGAAGTTAAGATTTCTGCTACTACAGGAATTACTTCCCATAATGCGACATAATCGCCACTTTCTTGCATTTCAGAAGCTACGTTGTCAGTCATAAGACCATGAATGTTAATTGCTGGGTGAGCAATACTGTTCATTCCCATTGGTGGGACAGCACTACTTGGGTTACCCAAAGCATATGCATAAGATGCGACTGGTGCTGGGATAACTCCTTTCTCAACCAGAACTGGGTTCAAGCCGAATGGGTCACCTGCTACAAATACTGTAGCTGCGCCAGTGTAAATTGCTGCATAGTCATGGTTAACTGCTGCGTATGCACCTGGTTCATCAAATACCAAGTCAACAATCATTCCTTGTGAGCCACCGAGTAACCATGTTTCAGTTGCTGCGGATTGTACTCTGTTACCTTGTGTAACTCTGTCCAAAATTTCTCCTACAATGTGGAAGAATACTGGTTCGTTACCTTGGTTTTCAACGAATAATCTTACGTGTTGATCATTTTCAACAAATAAGAGTTGTGATTGGTATTGCTTGTGCTCAAGTCCATTCCATGGTTGTGCAACAAAGATGTTCTTGTTTACATCGCCATTGACGAGTAAGTTATGAGCCATGTTTGGTACATAACCAAATTGCATTCCATTTACAACTGTTGCAGTGTTTTGATGTTTGAACATTGCACCGGCATCATAGTTGCCTTCAGGTGTAAGATACAATTGATTGTATTGGAGTTGGAACTCTAATGCATCTGCATCATAGAATTTTCTGTCAAGTTCACCACTTCCGCTTGTTTTCTCAACCATTAATTTCTTGTAACCATTTGCAGGATCAACGATTGTAATTCCGTACATGCCGGAAAGTACGTGTTGGTCCATACCAATTAGTTTAACACCAGAACAATGGTATTTGAACATACCAGCAGATTCAGCGATGTAACAGTACTGACTTGTTTCACCAGGATTAACTGATTCAAAGTTTCCTGCTGACATTTGTGATGCATGCATGTCGTTACCGTGTCCAGTAACTTCATCATCTGGAATTGTAAGTGTCATTTTAACAACATCACCTTGTGTAACTCTTAGTGTTGGTCCTGGGACTTGTTCACTGAAAGTCATTGCGTGATATGTTTTTCCTCCCATGATTGGAAGTTCGACACTTTCACCAGTCAAGTTAAACTCAACGACATTACGTCCAGAGTTTTCTAGAGCACCACAATCAGTTTCTGCGAATGCTTCAGGCATTACAAGCTGTAAACCTCCCATGTGTCTGATCTTATCCATGACAGAGACATCCATTTGGTCCATGTCAAGAGATTGACCAGCAATTTGGGTTTGTGTGTATGTGCTTCCGAATAAGGTTGCGCCCATTACAGCTACTGCTGCAATTGTAAAGAGCATACTAACACGCTTATTCATTATGCACGATGGTACCCAGTTCCTATATAACAATTTCCCAATTTGGGAATTATGAAAATGTGATATGATGCTGAAAAAGAATGAATAATGGGTAGTTGAGGCTATTTTGTATGAAATTTAGATTAGATCAAGACTCATTAGGAAAAGTCAAAATTCCATCAGACGCATATTATGGAGCATTTACTGGTAGAGCAATCAAACAGTATCATGTTACTGGAAACACATCTCATGAGAATTTGATAAAGTCATTTGTTATGATTAAACGATCAGCTGCTGTTGCAAATATGAAGACAAAGGCAATTGACACAAAACGAGGAAAGGCAATTGTTTCAGCTTGTGACAAAATTTTGGCAGGAAAGCATGTTGATCAATTTGTTGTAGATATGATAAACTCTGGGGCAGGAACCGCATTTAACATGAATTCAAATGAAGTCATTTCAAATGTTGCATTAGAAATACTGCGCAAAAAGAAAGGACAGTATGAGTTCTTACATCCAAATGATCATGTCAATATGTCACAATCAAGTAATGATACATATCCAACTGCAATGCATGTTGCAATTTTGATGAATCTCAAAGAGACAATTCCTGCAATTGATATTCTGATAAAGTCATTATCAAAGAAAGCAAAACAATTTTCATCATTTAAGAAAATTGGAAGAACACATCTTATGGATGCATTACCAGTAACTTTGGGAAGTGAGTTTGCAGCTTATGTTA
This genomic interval carries:
- a CDS encoding D-2-hydroxyacid dehydrogenase yields the protein MGFDESVLICDEVDPILNKILQDNGLKISYEPEITPEQILEKISDYNIVIVRSRTTITKEMIDKADNCKIIARVGVGLDNVDQEAAKAKNIRVINAVEGAMNAVAELVLGLMLSLARQTARGDRGIRNEQWLKKELKGTELAGKYLGIVGLGNIGKRLGRLARALNMNIIGYDVVPIDEEFSKEVGLMKADLNTLLQSADYVSIHVPLLDSTYHLLDAQKMSTMKKTAKIINTSRGGVVDEDALYDALKNGTLGGAALDVFEKEPAIGTKLAELDNVILTPHIGAQTKEAQSLAANVIAEKIVQILRGVI
- a CDS encoding multicopper oxidase domain-containing protein, whose translation is MLFTIAAVAVMGATLFGSTYTQTQIAGQSLDMDQMDVSVMDKIRHMGGLQLVMPEAFAETDCGALENSGRNVVEFNLTGESVELPIMGGKTYHAMTFSEQVPGPTLRVTQGDVVKMTLTIPDDEVTGHGNDMHASQMSAGNFESVNPGETSQYCYIAESAGMFKYHCSGVKLIGMDQHVLSGMYGITIVDPANGYKKLMVEKTSGSGELDRKFYDADALEFQLQYNQLYLTPEGNYDAGAMFKHQNTATVVNGMQFGYVPNMAHNLLVNGDVNKNIFVAQPWNGLEHKQYQSQLLFVENDQHVRLFVENQGNEPVFFHIVGEILDRVTQGNRVQSAATETWLLGGSQGMIVDLVFDEPGAYAAVNHDYAAIYTGAATVFVAGDPFGLNPVLVEKGVIPAPVASYAYALGNPSSAVPPMGMNSIAHPAINIHGLMTDNVASEMQESGDYVALWEVIPVVAEILTS